One stretch of Oceanipulchritudo coccoides DNA includes these proteins:
- the rplE gene encoding 50S ribosomal protein L5, whose translation MEKAYLQQYYTDKVVPDLMKSRGYTNVHQVPQIEKIVINSGFSATAEKGQIEEIVRDITTISGQKVVVTKARKSVSNFKLREGMPVGVMVTLRGRQMYEFLYRLLAVALPGIRDFRGVRDRLDGNGNYTLGITDHSIFPEIHGDGSKYTIGMDICITTTAGSDEEGRELLSMLGMPFRKRSTAATANA comes from the coding sequence ATGGAAAAAGCATACTTACAGCAGTATTACACCGATAAGGTGGTACCCGATCTGATGAAGAGTCGGGGATACACGAATGTTCACCAGGTTCCACAGATCGAGAAGATTGTCATCAATTCAGGTTTCTCCGCGACTGCGGAAAAAGGCCAGATTGAGGAGATCGTTCGGGACATCACTACGATCAGTGGGCAAAAAGTTGTCGTTACAAAGGCCAGGAAGAGTGTCAGTAACTTCAAGTTGCGCGAAGGCATGCCTGTTGGCGTGATGGTGACACTCCGTGGCCGCCAGATGTACGAGTTTCTTTACCGCCTGCTTGCGGTGGCGCTACCGGGTATCCGTGACTTCCGAGGGGTGAGGGATCGCCTGGATGGAAACGGCAACTACACCCTTGGTATCACCGACCACTCCATCTTTCCAGAGATCCACGGGGATGGTTCCAAGTACACCATTGGCATGGATATTTGCATCACCACAACCGCTGGTTCGGATGAAGAGGGTCGTGAGCTGCTCAGCATGCTCGGAATGCCCTTCCGCAAGCGCTCAACCGCCGCCACCGCTAACGCTTAA
- the rpsH gene encoding 30S ribosomal protein S8, translating into MSDPISNFLTVIRNAYRANKETCDTRYSKIHLSIAEILKEEGYLRNVEKIDEDGKQYIRLSLKYVDETPAVTGIKRVSTPGRRLYFQSRDIPRTLGGLGVGILTTSRGILKDRDARRQNVGGEMICAIW; encoded by the coding sequence ATGTCTGATCCTATTAGTAATTTTTTAACTGTCATCCGTAACGCTTACAGGGCCAACAAGGAAACTTGTGATACCCGTTACTCGAAGATCCACCTCAGTATCGCTGAAATCCTCAAGGAAGAGGGTTATCTTCGGAATGTCGAAAAGATCGATGAGGACGGAAAGCAGTATATCCGCCTGTCCTTGAAGTACGTCGATGAGACCCCGGCAGTCACGGGCATCAAGCGCGTGAGTACCCCGGGCCGTCGTTTATATTTCCAGTCACGAGATATTCCGCGGACCTTGGGCGGACTCGGCGTTGGTATCCTGACGACTTCGCGCGGAATCCTAAAGGACCGTGATGCCCGACGCCAGAACGTCGGCGGAGAAATGATTTGTGCAATTTGGTAG
- the rplX gene encoding 50S ribosomal protein L24, with amino-acid sequence MKTFIKAGEEVVVIAGNGRGTRGKVMQVYPKAGRVLVEGVNKRKHHERKTQENPEGAITERENPIHISNVMPASRYSEKVEGKNK; translated from the coding sequence ATGAAGACATTTATCAAAGCAGGAGAAGAAGTTGTTGTCATCGCGGGCAACGGTCGCGGTACGCGCGGGAAGGTGATGCAGGTTTATCCCAAGGCGGGACGTGTCCTCGTGGAAGGTGTGAACAAGCGCAAGCATCACGAGCGCAAAACCCAGGAAAACCCTGAGGGAGCAATCACAGAGCGGGAAAATCCGATTCACATTTCCAACGTGATGCCAGCGTCGCGTTATTCAGAAAAAGTCGAGGGCAAGAATAAATAA
- the rplN gene encoding 50S ribosomal protein L14, with amino-acid sequence MIQMLSAVKVADNTGAKTAKMIRRLGQLKKTAGVGDEIVVHIRESSPDATVKKGTVCRAVIVRTRAPIRRKDGSYLRFDSNAVVLITPEGQPRGSRVYGPIARELRQKKYMKIISLAPEVL; translated from the coding sequence ATGATACAAATGCTTTCAGCGGTCAAGGTGGCCGACAATACAGGAGCCAAGACAGCGAAAATGATTCGCCGTCTGGGTCAGCTCAAGAAGACGGCCGGAGTGGGCGACGAGATTGTCGTACACATTCGGGAATCATCACCGGACGCCACGGTCAAGAAGGGAACGGTCTGCAGGGCGGTCATCGTCAGGACTCGTGCTCCCATCCGTCGCAAGGATGGTAGCTATCTTCGTTTTGACAGTAACGCCGTTGTTTTGATTACCCCGGAAGGGCAACCACGCGGCAGTCGCGTCTATGGACCGATTGCCCGCGAGCTACGGCAAAAGAAGTACATGAAGATTATCAGTCTCGCACCAGAGGTTCTATAA
- the rplO gene encoding 50S ribosomal protein L15: MRLHNLIKSGGRKDRKRVGRGEGSGRGKTSGRGHKGQRSRSGSSLRPGFESGHVPLYRKLPKRGFSNFKFRTEYSIINVGDLDRLEAGSIDRDVLVRFGLARSSSKLIKILGEGEVTKAFTVQADKFSASAKEKIEKAGGTVVVNEPAAADSSEAPAE, from the coding sequence ATGAGATTACATAATTTGATTAAGAGTGGAGGCCGCAAGGATCGCAAACGCGTTGGGCGCGGTGAAGGATCCGGCCGTGGTAAAACTTCTGGACGGGGTCATAAAGGGCAGCGCTCACGAAGCGGTTCCAGCCTGCGTCCGGGTTTTGAATCCGGTCACGTGCCTCTTTACCGCAAACTTCCAAAGCGCGGTTTCAGCAATTTCAAGTTCCGCACGGAATATTCGATCATCAATGTTGGTGATTTGGATCGTCTGGAAGCTGGAAGTATTGACCGTGATGTTTTGGTCCGCTTTGGGCTTGCACGATCCAGTTCCAAGCTGATCAAGATCCTCGGCGAAGGCGAAGTGACAAAAGCGTTCACTGTGCAGGCGGATAAATTTTCTGCCAGCGCCAAGGAGAAGATTGAAAAGGCGGGTGGCACTGTTGTTGTAAATGAACCTGCAGCAGCAGATTCTTCTGAAGCACCTGCTGAATAA
- the rplR gene encoding 50S ribosomal protein L18 — protein MKTVKQKIMLRQKRVWRIRKKVSGTAERPRLCVSFTNKHIYAQAIDDEAGKSLVTISSLGKDLKGEKLSANRESAVRIGKAFAEKAKAAGVSQVVFDRHGRPYHGRVKEFAEAVREGGIQF, from the coding sequence ATGAAAACAGTGAAACAAAAGATAATGTTGCGTCAGAAGCGAGTCTGGCGCATCCGAAAAAAGGTTTCCGGAACCGCCGAACGGCCGCGGCTCTGCGTCTCTTTTACCAACAAGCATATCTACGCGCAGGCAATTGATGACGAGGCAGGCAAGAGCCTTGTCACAATCTCTTCCCTGGGGAAGGACCTGAAAGGCGAGAAACTCAGTGCCAATCGCGAGAGTGCAGTACGAATCGGCAAGGCATTCGCTGAAAAGGCGAAGGCGGCCGGTGTGAGCCAGGTTGTCTTTGACCGTCATGGCCGTCCGTACCACGGTCGCGTCAAGGAATTTGCGGAAGCCGTGCGCGAAGGCGGAATTCAATTTTAA
- the secY gene encoding preprotein translocase subunit SecY: protein MISAFVNCFKIPELRDKILFTLLLLFIARVGANIPLPGIDPTPLQDFFEAQSRSGGGSLLGLYNMFTGGALLRGAIFALGIMPYISASIVFQLLTAVIPTLARLQQEGEVGRQKITQYTRYATLVICLVQSVLLILTLQNPQRIFPDYDVSRYGEIILLGHGWFMITSVIFLTSGTMLLMWIGEQITSRGIGNGISILITVGILADIPAAFALTYQLFTAPVGETAQLGLGEGILMLLFLFLIIAGVIMVTQATRKIPVQYAKRVVGRKVFGGQSSYLPLKVNYSGVMPIIFASAIMMFFTTVLSQLGAALGANWLRDSGFFFQHGQLSYYIIFGILIFGFSYFWVSVMFKPVQIADDLKKYGGYVPGVRPGEPTARYLDFTMTRLTLAGAAFLTLIAIIPDGILFTTGVPYQAAQFFGGTGLLIIVGVLLDFLRQIETYLLQRHYDGFLKKGRIKGRSQGRTRQLVDTTGLQEGKTLWRWLIILFAVGLIAWGLNLYLF from the coding sequence ATGATTTCCGCCTTCGTAAATTGCTTTAAGATTCCCGAACTGAGGGACAAGATTTTGTTCACCCTCCTGTTGCTTTTTATTGCACGGGTGGGCGCCAACATTCCCTTGCCCGGTATTGATCCCACGCCACTACAGGATTTCTTTGAAGCACAGAGTCGTTCCGGAGGTGGGAGCCTGCTGGGACTCTACAACATGTTCACAGGTGGAGCGCTTCTTCGTGGGGCAATTTTTGCCTTGGGGATCATGCCGTATATCAGTGCCTCCATCGTATTCCAGTTGCTTACAGCCGTGATCCCGACCCTGGCGAGACTGCAGCAGGAAGGCGAAGTCGGGCGCCAGAAGATCACCCAGTACACGCGGTACGCCACACTGGTTATTTGTCTTGTCCAGTCGGTCCTCTTGATTTTGACCCTTCAGAATCCCCAGCGGATTTTCCCTGACTACGATGTCAGCCGATACGGTGAAATCATTCTCCTTGGGCACGGATGGTTCATGATCACCTCTGTCATTTTCCTGACAAGCGGCACGATGTTGCTGATGTGGATCGGGGAGCAGATCACCAGCCGCGGAATCGGCAATGGTATTTCCATCCTGATCACGGTTGGTATCCTCGCTGATATTCCTGCCGCCTTTGCGCTCACTTACCAACTCTTTACCGCCCCTGTCGGTGAGACCGCCCAGCTCGGATTGGGCGAGGGGATTCTCATGCTGTTGTTCCTCTTCCTGATCATCGCGGGTGTCATCATGGTGACCCAGGCTACCCGGAAGATTCCGGTGCAGTATGCCAAGCGCGTTGTCGGGCGAAAGGTTTTCGGCGGACAAAGCAGCTATCTTCCGCTCAAGGTGAATTACTCGGGTGTGATGCCGATCATTTTTGCATCCGCGATCATGATGTTCTTCACGACGGTCCTTTCCCAGTTGGGTGCCGCACTCGGAGCTAACTGGCTGCGCGATTCCGGATTCTTTTTCCAGCACGGCCAGTTGAGCTACTACATCATTTTCGGCATTCTCATCTTCGGGTTCAGTTATTTCTGGGTATCGGTGATGTTCAAGCCCGTTCAGATTGCTGATGATCTCAAGAAGTACGGGGGCTACGTTCCCGGGGTTCGCCCAGGGGAACCGACCGCTCGCTACCTTGACTTCACAATGACCCGCCTGACCCTCGCCGGGGCCGCTTTCCTGACCCTTATTGCGATCATTCCTGATGGAATTCTTTTCACAACGGGTGTTCCCTATCAAGCCGCTCAGTTCTTTGGTGGTACGGGTCTCCTGATTATTGTCGGGGTGTTGCTTGATTTTCTCCGTCAGATTGAAACCTACCTGCTCCAGCGCCATTATGACGGCTTCTTGAAAAAGGGGCGGATCAAGGGCCGCAGTCAGGGACGGACCCGTCAACTGGTCGACACCACTGGCCTGCAAGAGGGAAAAACCCTCTGGCGTTGGCTAATTATTCTTTTCGCGGTTGGTCTCATCGCATGGGGCTTAAACCTTTATTTGTTCTAG
- the rpsQ gene encoding 30S ribosomal protein S17, protein MSDRKQRKNITGTVTSRSGDKSIKVTYDYKIRHPLYNKEIKQKTVVHAHDEQNECAVGDRISIMETRPLSKLKRFRVVKVLHKAPVID, encoded by the coding sequence ATGTCAGATCGTAAACAACGAAAAAACATCACAGGTACCGTGACAAGCCGCTCCGGCGACAAGTCGATCAAGGTGACCTACGATTACAAGATTCGTCACCCTCTTTATAACAAGGAGATCAAGCAGAAGACGGTTGTGCATGCACACGACGAGCAAAACGAGTGTGCTGTCGGGGACCGGATTTCCATCATGGAAACCCGCCCGCTGAGCAAGCTCAAGCGCTTCCGTGTGGTCAAAGTGCTGCACAAGGCACCGGTGATCGATTGA
- the rpsE gene encoding 30S ribosomal protein S5, whose amino-acid sequence MSEEENKATPEQEAPQISVPSIEESSPEDIVASKPGSKERQSAVIGKVDRPTPPPSNRRGGHRRGGNRSRFGAQKREEEDSGLFEKVVHINRCAKVVAGGRRFSFSALVVVGDKEGNVGVGYGKAKEVPECIRKGTEQAKKNMAPVAVKNNTIPHEVLGEHDGGRIMLRPAVPGTGVIAGGGVRAVLEAAGIKDVLSKSLRSNNPGAMVFATLDALNQLRTREMIQAIRKA is encoded by the coding sequence ATGAGCGAAGAAGAAAACAAAGCTACTCCTGAGCAGGAAGCCCCACAGATTTCGGTTCCTTCAATTGAAGAGAGCAGTCCCGAGGACATTGTTGCCTCTAAACCCGGATCAAAAGAGCGCCAGAGCGCTGTCATCGGCAAGGTGGATCGTCCAACGCCTCCACCTTCCAACCGTCGGGGCGGACATCGCCGCGGTGGTAACCGGTCACGGTTTGGTGCACAGAAGCGCGAGGAAGAAGATAGTGGCCTCTTTGAAAAGGTGGTTCACATCAACCGTTGTGCAAAGGTTGTCGCTGGCGGACGTCGCTTCAGCTTTTCAGCACTCGTGGTTGTCGGTGACAAGGAAGGCAACGTCGGAGTTGGTTACGGCAAGGCGAAGGAAGTGCCTGAATGTATTCGCAAGGGAACAGAACAGGCCAAGAAAAACATGGCTCCTGTTGCCGTGAAGAATAACACAATTCCACACGAAGTACTCGGAGAGCACGACGGAGGCCGCATCATGTTGCGTCCAGCTGTTCCAGGAACGGGTGTTATCGCCGGTGGTGGTGTGCGGGCAGTCCTTGAGGCTGCCGGTATCAAGGACGTTCTTAGCAAGAGCCTCCGGTCCAACAATCCCGGGGCAATGGTTTTTGCGACATTGGATGCCTTGAACCAGCTACGTACACGTGAGATGATCCAAGCCATTCGCAAGGCCTGA
- the rpsN gene encoding 30S ribosomal protein S14 produces MAKKAMIERNKKRERMVAQYAAKRAELKRILSDPGTSDDEFYVAQRKLTKLPKNSNPIRLRNRCSVTGRPRAYLRKYGVSRITFRELATQGKIPGVTKSSW; encoded by the coding sequence ATGGCTAAAAAAGCAATGATTGAACGAAACAAGAAGCGCGAACGCATGGTTGCCCAATACGCTGCCAAGCGCGCTGAGTTGAAGCGGATCCTTTCTGATCCGGGTACCTCCGATGATGAATTTTATGTAGCTCAGAGGAAACTAACAAAACTTCCGAAGAACTCCAATCCGATCCGCCTGCGGAACCGCTGCAGCGTAACTGGACGCCCCCGCGCGTATTTGAGAAAGTATGGTGTGAGCCGGATTACTTTCCGTGAACTGGCAACCCAAGGAAAGATCCCCGGTGTGACTAAGTCATCCTGGTAG
- the rplF gene encoding 50S ribosomal protein L6, whose amino-acid sequence MSRIGKLPVTIPEKVEVKIENGSTIQVKGPKGSLTKSFNPKVISIKESDGSIVVEPVSKSREARAMYGTARSLINGMVEGVTKGFEKNLTISGVGFKANVEGNKLDLALGYSHPIKHPIPEGLTVTVQDQTKVKVVGYDKQVVGEFAARVKKFFPAEPYKGKGVSIDGEYVRRKEGKKAG is encoded by the coding sequence ATGAGCCGTATAGGAAAATTACCGGTAACGATTCCCGAGAAGGTCGAAGTTAAGATCGAAAACGGGTCGACCATTCAGGTCAAGGGCCCCAAGGGATCGCTGACCAAGTCTTTCAACCCCAAAGTTATTTCCATCAAGGAAAGCGATGGCTCCATTGTAGTTGAGCCTGTCAGCAAGTCCCGCGAGGCGCGAGCCATGTATGGGACCGCCCGCAGCTTGATCAACGGAATGGTTGAGGGTGTTACAAAAGGGTTCGAGAAGAATCTGACGATCAGTGGCGTTGGCTTTAAAGCGAATGTCGAAGGCAACAAGCTCGACTTGGCGCTTGGCTACTCGCACCCGATCAAGCACCCGATTCCAGAGGGCTTGACGGTGACAGTGCAGGACCAGACCAAGGTCAAGGTTGTTGGCTACGACAAGCAGGTCGTAGGCGAATTTGCCGCACGGGTGAAAAAATTCTTCCCGGCAGAACCTTACAAGGGCAAAGGTGTTTCTATCGATGGTGAGTATGTTCGCCGCAAGGAAGGCAAGAAGGCGGGCTAA